A window of Mangifera indica cultivar Alphonso chromosome 11, CATAS_Mindica_2.1, whole genome shotgun sequence contains these coding sequences:
- the LOC123230119 gene encoding probable BOI-related E3 ubiquitin-protein ligase 2 encodes MLCASQSLAQVIIMAVPAQLYPEILGFPMCGLQDCTPNPVPAFNADFSFTLYHHQEPQHPQFAHLEQTCQNLAFDCNRGGRSIFSMALSQSLDAQIELQRQEIDCIIQMQNDRLRSALQEQRKQQLGILLENIESKAMNLMRQKEEDLTQARNKRMELEVCLRRAEMESESWQRAAKANEAMVMDLSYTLEQMRERMVLVSNRADDAESCCGSYNRKEEEKEVKEEEKNRKIVCKRCNSRNSCVLFLPCRHLCSCKLCEAFLDSCPVCKSAKDTSMEVFWF; translated from the exons ATGCTTTGTGCTTCTCAGTCTCTGGCACAGGTTATTATAATGGCTGTTCCAGCACAGTTGTATCCTGAAATTTTGGGTTTTCCCATGTGTGGCTTACAGGATTGCACGCCAAATCCTGTTCCTGCTTTTAATGCTGATTTTTCGTTCACTCTTTATCATCATCAAGAACCTCAACACCCTCAGTTTGCTCATCTAGAGCAAACTTGTCAAAACTTGGCTTTCGATTGCAATAGAGGAGGTAGGAGTATTTTTTCAATGGCACTTTCTCAGTCTTTAGATGCTCAGAttgagttgcaaaggcaagagATTGACTGTATTATTCAAATGCAG AATGATAGATTAAGATCTGCTTTGCAAGAACAAAGAAAGCAACAACTGGGAATCCTGCTTGAGAATATAGAATCAAAAGCAATGAATTTGATGAGGCAAAAAGAGGAAGACTTGACACAAGCAAGAAATAAGAGAATGGAGCTTGAAGTTTGTCTGAGAAGAGCAGAGATGGAAAGCGAGTCATGGCAAAGAGCGGCTAAAGCAAACGAAGCAATGGTGATGGATCTAAGCTACACTCTggaacaaatgagagagagaatGGTCTTGGTCAGCAATAGGGCGGATGATGCAGAGTCCTGTTGTGGTTCATATAAcagaaaagaggaagaaaaagaagtgaaagaagaagagaagaacaGAAAGATTGTTTGTAAAAGATGCAATTCTAGGAACTCGTGCGTTCTTTTTCTACCTTGCAGACACCTTTGTTCGTGTAAGCTTTGTGAAGCCTTTCTTGATTCTTGTCCTGTATGCAAATCTGCAAAGGACACAAGCATGGAGGTTTTTTGGTtctaa